In one window of Drosophila mauritiana strain mau12 chromosome X, ASM438214v1, whole genome shotgun sequence DNA:
- the LOC117147240 gene encoding histidine triad nucleotide-binding protein 3 has protein sequence MADYNCVFCRISEGLDSSTVLEVENDDFVIFQDIKPASQHHYLAVTKKHYASLKDLNKSHDSLVSRMETALKDLLASKGVSVDDSLFGFHLPPFITVKHLHMHAISPRTQMTFLSKLIFRPSVWFKTVDEARFYLSQKE, from the exons ATGGCAGACTACAACTGCGTTTTCTGCCGAATTTCTGAGGGGCTGGACTCCTCAACTGTTTTGGAAGTCGAAAACGATGACTTTGTCATCTTCCAGGACATTAAACCCGCTTCCCAGCACCATTACTTAGCAGTGACCAAAAAGCACTACGCCAGCCTCAAGGATCTGAACAAATCGCACGATTCTCTGG TCTCGCGCATGGAGACCGCCCTGAAGGATCTCCTGGCGTCCAAGGGAGTTTCTGTCGATGATTCCCTCTTCGGATTCCATCTGCCGCCGTTCATCACGGTGAAGCATCTTCATATGCATGCCATTAGCCCACGCACCCAAATGACCTTCCTATCGAAGTTGATCTTTAGACCCTCCGTTTGGTTCAAAACC GTCGACGAGGCGCGTTTTTACCTTTCACAAAAGGAATAG
- the LOC117147035 gene encoding eukaryotic translation initiation factor 4H isoform X2 — MAGRGGYEHARSGFGGDRASKQLPTEPPFIAFVGNLPQGLVQGDVIKIFQDFEVKYVRLVKDRETDQFKGFCYVEFETLDNLERALECDGRIKLDDLSAPLRIDIADRRKNDRPGGGVGGGNGGMTRGDGGRDGFQKRGPPRQGGSSQSYSRGGPGTGGGGREGGGGSGNRGDSRDRPANRGRYGSFNNDDRPFDRNQDRDRGQREGSYGNQSRDGDRYNNFNRHRDRERTHYNPNQQSERPSGGMTGLGGGSGGSGGLGVGGGSSMGAIDDNERPRLQLKPRTIAAPINAVAETKQSASIFGNAKPREEKLKELQQNVNHNGDN, encoded by the exons atggCTGGAAGAGGTGGTTATGAACACGCTag AAGCGGATTCGGCGGGGATCGGGCATCCAAGCAGTTGCCCACGGAACCGCCTTTCATCGCATTCGTCGGCAATTTGCCGCAAGGCCTTGTGCAGGGCGATGTGATCAAAATATTCCAGGACTTTGAGGTGAAGTACGTGCGTCTGGTGAAGGACCGGGAAACGGATCAGTTCAAAGGCTTCTGCTACGTGGAATTCGAGACGCTGGACAATCTGGAGCGGGCGCTAGAATGCGATGGTCGCATCAAACTGGACGATCTGTCGGCGCCGCTGAGAATCGACATTGCTGATCGTAGAAAAAATGATCG CCCTGGTGGCGGTGTTGGCGGCGGCAACGGCGGCATGACCCGCGGCGACGGCGGCAGAGACGGTTTCCAGAAGCGCGGCCCACCTCGCCAGGGCGGCAGCAGTCAGTCCTACAGCCGGGGAGGTCCTGGCACTGGCGGCGGCGGTCGGGAGGGCGGCGGCGGTTCGGGTAATCGCGGCGATAGTAGAG ATCGGCCGGCAAATCGTGGTCGGTACGGCAGTTTCAATAACGACGATCGACCATTCGATCGTAACCAGGATCGGGATCGCGGCCAGCGGGAAGGCAGCTATGGCAACCAGTCGCGCGACGGCGATCGCTACAACAACTTCAACCGTCACCGCGACCGCGAGCGCACCCACTACAATCCCAACCAGCAGAGCGAACGTCCTAGTGGCGGCATGACCGGCCTCGGCGGCGGCTCCGGCGGATCAGGAGGCCTGGGCGTTGGCGGTGGTTCCTCAATGGGCGCCATTG ACGACAATGAGCGGCCACGTCTGCAGCTGAAGCCACGGACCATTGCCGCGCCCATTAACGCGGTGGCAGAGACCAAGCAATCGGCCTCGATCTTTGGCAACGCCAAGCCGCGCGAGGAGAAGCTGAAGGAGCTGCAGCAGAATGTCAATCACAACGGCGATAACTAG
- the LOC117147035 gene encoding eukaryotic translation initiation factor 4H isoform X1, with protein sequence MAGRGGYEHARSGFGGDRASKQLPTEPPFIAFVGNLPQGLVQGDVIKIFQDFEVKYVRLVKDRETDQFKGFCYVEFETLDNLERALECDGRIKLDDLSAPLRIDIADRRKNDRPGGGVGGGNGGMTRGDGGRDGFQKRGPPRQGGSSQSYSRGGPGTGGGGREGGGGSGNRGDSRGSYIDSYGGHTDRSRGVGGSGAGSGGGMNRGYNDRPANRGRYGSFNNDDRPFDRNQDRDRGQREGSYGNQSRDGDRYNNFNRHRDRERTHYNPNQQSERPSGGMTGLGGGSGGSGGLGVGGGSSMGAIDDNERPRLQLKPRTIAAPINAVAETKQSASIFGNAKPREEKLKELQQNVNHNGDN encoded by the exons atggCTGGAAGAGGTGGTTATGAACACGCTag AAGCGGATTCGGCGGGGATCGGGCATCCAAGCAGTTGCCCACGGAACCGCCTTTCATCGCATTCGTCGGCAATTTGCCGCAAGGCCTTGTGCAGGGCGATGTGATCAAAATATTCCAGGACTTTGAGGTGAAGTACGTGCGTCTGGTGAAGGACCGGGAAACGGATCAGTTCAAAGGCTTCTGCTACGTGGAATTCGAGACGCTGGACAATCTGGAGCGGGCGCTAGAATGCGATGGTCGCATCAAACTGGACGATCTGTCGGCGCCGCTGAGAATCGACATTGCTGATCGTAGAAAAAATGATCG CCCTGGTGGCGGTGTTGGCGGCGGCAACGGCGGCATGACCCGCGGCGACGGCGGCAGAGACGGTTTCCAGAAGCGCGGCCCACCTCGCCAGGGCGGCAGCAGTCAGTCCTACAGCCGGGGAGGTCCTGGCACTGGCGGCGGCGGTCGGGAGGGCGGCGGCGGTTCGGGTAATCGCGGCGATAGTAGAGGTTCGTACATTGATAGTTATGGTGGTCACACTGATAGAAGTCGCGGCGTCGGCGGCAGCGGCGCGGGCTCCGGCGGTGGCATGAATAGAGGATACAATG ATCGGCCGGCAAATCGTGGTCGGTACGGCAGTTTCAATAACGACGATCGACCATTCGATCGTAACCAGGATCGGGATCGCGGCCAGCGGGAAGGCAGCTATGGCAACCAGTCGCGCGACGGCGATCGCTACAACAACTTCAACCGTCACCGCGACCGCGAGCGCACCCACTACAATCCCAACCAGCAGAGCGAACGTCCTAGTGGCGGCATGACCGGCCTCGGCGGCGGCTCCGGCGGATCAGGAGGCCTGGGCGTTGGCGGTGGTTCCTCAATGGGCGCCATTG ACGACAATGAGCGGCCACGTCTGCAGCTGAAGCCACGGACCATTGCCGCGCCCATTAACGCGGTGGCAGAGACCAAGCAATCGGCCTCGATCTTTGGCAACGCCAAGCCGCGCGAGGAGAAGCTGAAGGAGCTGCAGCAGAATGTCAATCACAACGGCGATAACTAG